The region CGGGATGGACAGGCAGGCGTAAGAGTTCCTGAAGGGAATTCTAGATGTACGCCGAAGCCCTGTATGCTGACGACCATTATGGTGATGAAAAACGGCCCGCGCGCTCCCGGCGTGCCTCGGGCGCATGGTGCGCGAATCCGGTTGTCGGCCTGCGCGCCCAAGGGAGAGGCCTAGCAAGGATGCAGGGTGAGGCCCCGGACTGGAGCGAGGTCATGCGCGCCGTGGCCGACCGGGACCGGGAGGCGTTCGCGACCCTGTTTCGGCATTTCGCGCCGCGGGTGAAGTCCTACATGCTGCGTCTCGGGTCGGACGATTCCCAGGCCGAGGAACTGGCGCAGGAGACCATGGCGAGTGTCTGGCGCAAGGCGGCGCAATTTGATCCCGCGCGGGCTGCCGCCTCGACCTGGATCTTCACGATCGCGCGGAATTTGCGCATCGACACCTTCCGCCGCATCAACCGTCCCG is a window of Alphaproteobacteria bacterium DNA encoding:
- a CDS encoding sigma-70 family RNA polymerase sigma factor; translated protein: MQGEAPDWSEVMRAVADRDREAFATLFRHFAPRVKSYMLRLGSDDSQAEELAQETMASVWRKAAQFDPARAAASTWIFTIARNLRIDTFRRINRPALDPHDPALVPNPPPQGDAVLEQKQIAAQIRSALATLPEDQRRVLHMSFFDEQSHSQIAAALDLPLGTVKSRIRLAFGRVKATIGDSYE